A window of the Bacteriovorax sp. PP10 genome harbors these coding sequences:
- a CDS encoding ABC transporter ATP-binding protein — MYKLNPFSYSYGKSGKAKNIFLEKPLTFDKNEMIAIVGPSGGGKSTLLKVLKGIIPEYSSGELVGTVEFHGKPLSGVHFQENLQKILYLFQNPFSQLIYPTPEEEFLFSMENFNFTREEMNASKEKFEKLFNLNNIWGKQNAQLSNGECQKLVLASLLAINPEVLLLDEPTAFLDPKARAEFYHFLNSIKGDRLVIIVDHHVEEIKDLVTRVLEVSIDGKIAERSDLNFSEVKPIENVNLAEVAIPHFKDLLLKVSHVSFSYAKNTSLLNNLNVQFKAGEIIAIKGRNGMGKSTLFKLLAGIIDPSSGEVTLEVGKKKFRNKKIFSNVGFIFQNPESHFFYDTIAEELKQSFKHISSPELKEELLKRFFHEINLDKSPFLLSEGEKRRLSILMTVFLGKSLLLFDEPTFGQDQRSILEISQLMKELKKLGLIQLFISHDDQFIKKTADRVFVLESGSLNEIS; from the coding sequence ATGTATAAATTAAATCCTTTTTCTTATTCATACGGAAAAAGTGGAAAAGCTAAAAATATATTCTTAGAAAAACCGCTGACGTTTGATAAAAACGAAATGATCGCCATTGTTGGCCCTTCAGGTGGAGGAAAGTCGACTCTACTAAAAGTATTAAAAGGAATTATTCCTGAATACTCGAGTGGAGAGTTGGTGGGAACTGTGGAATTTCACGGAAAACCATTAAGTGGTGTTCATTTTCAGGAGAATCTACAGAAAATTCTTTATCTCTTCCAAAATCCTTTTAGTCAGCTTATTTATCCGACTCCAGAAGAAGAGTTTTTATTTTCGATGGAGAATTTCAATTTCACCCGCGAAGAGATGAATGCTTCGAAAGAGAAATTTGAAAAGTTATTTAATCTCAACAATATTTGGGGCAAACAAAATGCTCAACTCTCTAATGGTGAATGCCAGAAGTTAGTACTAGCTTCGCTATTGGCGATTAACCCGGAAGTTTTACTTTTAGATGAGCCAACTGCATTTTTAGATCCCAAAGCTCGCGCTGAGTTTTATCATTTTTTAAATTCGATCAAAGGTGACCGTCTGGTTATTATTGTTGACCACCATGTTGAAGAAATTAAAGATCTGGTTACCAGAGTTCTGGAAGTATCGATTGATGGAAAGATTGCTGAAAGATCTGACTTGAATTTTTCAGAAGTTAAACCAATTGAGAATGTTAACTTAGCAGAAGTGGCGATTCCTCATTTTAAAGACCTTTTATTAAAAGTCTCGCATGTTTCTTTTTCTTACGCTAAAAATACGAGTCTATTAAATAATCTTAACGTTCAATTTAAGGCCGGAGAAATCATCGCCATAAAGGGAAGAAATGGAATGGGGAAGAGTACCCTATTTAAACTTCTGGCCGGCATTATTGATCCAAGCTCTGGTGAAGTGACTTTAGAAGTAGGAAAAAAGAAATTTAGAAATAAAAAGATCTTTTCCAACGTAGGATTTATTTTTCAAAATCCAGAGTCACATTTTTTCTACGATACGATTGCAGAAGAATTAAAACAAAGTTTTAAACATATCAGCTCACCTGAGTTGAAAGAAGAACTCTTAAAGCGCTTCTTTCATGAAATCAACCTGGATAAATCTCCTTTTCTTCTTTCAGAAGGAGAAAAAAGAAGACTTTCTATTTTGATGACTGTTTTTCTAGGAAAGAGCTTGCTCCTTTTCGATGAACCTACATTTGGTCAGGATCAAAGATCTATTTTAGAAATCTCTCAGCTCATGAAAGAATTGAAAAAACTGGGACTGATTCAGCTTTTCATTTCCCACGATGATCAATTTATTAAAAAAACTGCCGATCGCGTTTTTGTTTTAGAGTCAGGGAGTTTGAATGAAATTTCTTGA
- a CDS encoding Rid family detoxifying hydrolase: MSKIIVNTDLAPAAVGTYSQGVAVNGTYYFSGQIGIDPKTNALVEGFGPQLNQVMKNIDGLLTSQGLTRENIVKTSIFLTDLGNFSAVNDAYVEFFKAPYPARSTVEVPKLPKGAVVEIEVIAAK, encoded by the coding sequence ATGAGTAAAATTATTGTAAACACGGATCTAGCACCAGCAGCTGTAGGAACATACTCTCAAGGTGTGGCCGTTAACGGAACTTATTATTTCTCAGGACAAATTGGAATCGATCCAAAGACCAATGCTCTTGTAGAAGGATTCGGACCTCAACTAAACCAGGTTATGAAGAACATCGATGGATTATTAACGTCTCAAGGTTTAACTCGCGAGAACATTGTTAAGACTTCTATCTTCCTAACTGACCTTGGAAACTTCTCTGCTGTTAATGATGCTTATGTTGAATTCTTCAAAGCACCATACCCAGCTAGAAGCACAGTTGAAGTTCCAAAACTTCCAAAAGGCGCAGTAGTTGAGATCGAAGTAATAGCGGCAAAATAA
- a CDS encoding YdcF family protein: MILKSKYVFESKGTRMYRHFLSAVIILVSLFLCYTFVCAILLLDARNEGKNSKATFVQTPPDLIVVFTGAQGRIEYAVKSAQEFRQPNVFITGVHEKNSVKTIMNNTAATDPTESTDHIELDYTARNTVENVVSTLKYLRNNRGLNKILVVSSDYHIMRIKMIFETLIKEDEKFEIFFSPVPSNYLSFRSIKILYTEVFKLVRTKLFLIYWDEKSPIGNFY; this comes from the coding sequence ATGATTTTAAAAAGCAAATACGTATTCGAATCTAAAGGCACAAGAATGTACCGACACTTTTTAAGTGCCGTCATCATTCTTGTGTCTCTCTTCCTTTGTTACACTTTCGTCTGCGCGATCCTATTACTAGACGCCAGAAATGAAGGTAAAAACTCTAAGGCCACTTTCGTTCAAACTCCACCGGACTTGATCGTAGTTTTCACCGGAGCTCAAGGAAGAATAGAATACGCCGTTAAAAGCGCCCAAGAGTTCAGACAACCAAACGTTTTCATCACAGGAGTCCACGAAAAGAACTCCGTGAAAACCATCATGAACAACACAGCTGCAACAGACCCCACAGAATCAACTGACCATATCGAGCTAGACTATACAGCAAGAAACACTGTTGAAAACGTAGTCTCAACTCTAAAGTACCTAAGAAACAACCGCGGTCTCAACAAGATCCTAGTTGTCTCTAGCGACTACCACATTATGCGCATCAAAATGATCTTCGAAACGTTGATTAAGGAAGATGAAAAGTTTGAAATCTTCTTCTCCCCAGTGCCATCGAACTACCTAAGCTTCAGAAGCATTAAAATCCTCTACACAGAAGTTTTTAAACTAGTACGCACAAAACTATTCCTAATCTACTGGGATGAAAAATCTCCCATTGGAAACTTCTACTAG
- a CDS encoding RelA/SpoT family protein: MQESLDFSHERDLTIDDLVRRVEAYYPDADFTMLRKAFLFAEKAHTGQKRSSGEDYIIHPMNVAATLIKLHMDLDTIMAGLLHDVVEDCNVSPQEIEKEFNQGVADLVVGLTKIGKIKFKTKEESQIENFRKMVVAMAKDLRVIIVKLADRMHNMRTLQYVSDEKQKKVAQETLDIYVPLASRLGINSVKSDLEDLCLRFLKPEIYYRLAEKVSMKKSERDTYIRDVISNIKEKLLEYSLHAEVKGRPKHFYSIYKKMTSRGVDFEQVQDLLAFRIIVGNITECYKALGIIHSSFTPIPGRFKDYIAIPKVNNYQSLHTTIMGPKAERIEIQIRTNEMDEVAEAGVAAHWKYKEGLAGKTAPKLDWVQELLEYNKNTDNTREFLDVIKNDLDLDGVFVFTPNGDVRELKYGSTPLDFAYEIHTEVGNHCVGAKINGKIVPLRHILKSGDSVEILTSKTQTPSKDWLNIAKSSKARSKIKQWLLKVERDENRELGREILDKAFKVFGTSIKNLKKNNEFKVMFDDLHIIDEEELCVLVGSGKYTPKSIIEHIPSLKEAAGKLEVKDLGEKIQDIESYSDKMTKNVRKKSHSDNAIIVDGMSDVMVRMARCCNPIPGDSIVGFITRGRGITVHTSHCNRVDAETLIRTIKVSWNKGFSFTHPVSVRVTTQDKPGILSLISKTINNVGINIRSALAKSMPDRKGSFIFEVEVKDYSELLKTISAIESLEEVISVTRV, translated from the coding sequence ATGCAAGAAAGTTTAGATTTTTCACATGAAAGAGACCTCACGATTGATGATTTAGTCAGGAGAGTAGAAGCGTACTACCCTGATGCAGATTTCACAATGTTGAGAAAGGCATTCCTATTTGCTGAGAAAGCTCACACCGGACAAAAGCGCTCTTCAGGTGAAGATTATATCATTCACCCAATGAACGTAGCTGCGACTCTGATTAAACTTCACATGGACCTAGATACGATCATGGCAGGACTTCTTCACGACGTTGTTGAAGACTGTAACGTGAGCCCACAAGAGATTGAAAAAGAATTCAACCAAGGTGTAGCGGATCTGGTTGTTGGTTTAACAAAAATCGGAAAAATTAAATTTAAGACAAAAGAAGAATCGCAAATCGAAAACTTCCGTAAGATGGTTGTGGCGATGGCGAAAGATCTTCGAGTTATTATCGTTAAGCTTGCAGATCGCATGCACAACATGAGAACTCTTCAATACGTTTCAGATGAGAAACAAAAGAAAGTCGCTCAAGAGACTTTGGATATTTACGTTCCATTAGCAAGTCGTCTCGGGATCAACTCAGTTAAGTCGGATCTTGAAGATTTATGCTTACGTTTCTTGAAACCAGAAATATACTACCGTTTAGCTGAAAAAGTTTCGATGAAAAAATCGGAGCGCGATACTTATATCAGAGATGTAATTAGTAACATCAAAGAAAAACTTCTTGAGTACTCACTGCACGCTGAAGTTAAAGGTCGTCCAAAACATTTCTATTCTATCTATAAGAAAATGACTTCTCGAGGAGTTGATTTCGAACAGGTTCAGGATTTACTGGCCTTCAGAATCATCGTCGGAAATATCACTGAATGTTATAAGGCACTGGGGATTATCCACTCGTCTTTTACACCCATTCCAGGGCGCTTTAAAGATTACATCGCTATTCCTAAGGTCAACAACTACCAGTCACTCCATACAACGATTATGGGGCCAAAAGCTGAGCGTATTGAAATCCAGATCAGAACTAATGAGATGGATGAAGTTGCTGAAGCAGGGGTTGCTGCTCACTGGAAATATAAAGAAGGTCTGGCAGGGAAAACTGCACCTAAACTTGATTGGGTTCAAGAGCTTCTTGAGTATAACAAAAACACAGACAACACTCGTGAGTTCTTAGACGTTATTAAAAACGACCTGGATCTTGATGGGGTTTTCGTTTTCACACCGAATGGTGACGTTAGAGAATTAAAATACGGATCGACTCCATTAGACTTTGCTTATGAAATTCATACGGAAGTTGGGAATCACTGTGTTGGTGCTAAGATCAACGGAAAGATTGTTCCATTAAGACACATTTTAAAATCTGGTGACTCGGTTGAAATTTTAACGAGTAAAACTCAGACGCCGTCGAAAGACTGGTTGAATATTGCGAAGTCTTCTAAGGCGCGCAGTAAGATCAAGCAATGGTTACTTAAAGTTGAGCGTGATGAAAACAGAGAGCTGGGAAGAGAGATTCTCGACAAAGCTTTCAAAGTTTTTGGAACGAGCATTAAGAACTTAAAGAAGAATAATGAGTTCAAAGTTATGTTCGATGATCTTCATATTATTGATGAAGAAGAGTTGTGCGTGCTTGTTGGGTCTGGGAAGTATACACCTAAGAGTATTATTGAGCATATTCCTTCGTTGAAGGAAGCTGCAGGTAAGCTTGAAGTGAAAGATCTTGGTGAGAAGATTCAAGATATTGAGTCTTACTCTGATAAGATGACGAAAAACGTAAGAAAGAAATCTCATTCTGATAATGCAATTATTGTGGATGGGATGAGTGATGTTATGGTTCGTATGGCCCGTTGTTGTAATCCGATTCCGGGTGACAGTATTGTGGGGTTCATTACGCGTGGGCGTGGGATTACGGTGCATACTTCTCACTGTAACCGCGTTGATGCTGAGACATTGATTCGTACGATTAAAGTATCTTGGAATAAAGGGTTTAGCTTCACTCACCCTGTTAGTGTGCGTGTGACGACTCAGGATAAGCCAGGGATTTTATCTCTTATCTCTAAGACTATTAACAATGTTGGGATCAACATTCGTTCTGCTCTTGCTAAGTCGATGCCAGATAGAAAAGGTAGTTTTATCTTTGAAGTTGAGGTTAAGGACTATAGCGAGCTGCTAAAAACAATTAGTGCCATTGAGTCGCTTGAAGAAGTTATCTCTGTTACCAGAGTATAA
- a CDS encoding sigma 54-interacting transcriptional regulator — MEALRQDRLIGPDLDSTIGHNGVRESDEFILDIFQERKKSFKLNRTKYKIMCGPKFEFDFTKAIITLPFFGKHDGSFELELIADSTLRNHSEKSRYLFRSLGERAFRLNGIHCFEAFLERGDVLDIGFNRIHFPRVEMVTNSEVQLSERLIKSPIAVLIEGETGTGKTTLAKKIHEDSGRRGKFVHLNLSAFSPSLIESELFGHVKGAFTGAINGRRGAILEAHKGTLFLDEIDSLTTDLQTKLLLFLDNYEVRAVGGESTTTADVRMIFASGSKLAKKVERKEMRKDFYYRLQAGCSLTLDSLRVHPERIKELCQHFENQHAVVFDKELINFYMTCKWPGNIRQLQSHLVKKKILSDGKKLIFDEVDKELLLEKISVAKLDSNDIKSLEKVKIEYCHQVYLKMDRNITRTAKTLELCQNTLKAYLQKNEGLRSDKVIHVNF; from the coding sequence ATGGAAGCATTAAGACAAGACAGATTGATTGGCCCGGATTTAGATTCAACAATTGGTCATAATGGAGTGAGAGAGAGCGACGAATTCATTCTGGATATTTTTCAGGAAAGAAAAAAATCTTTTAAACTTAATCGCACTAAATACAAAATAATGTGCGGCCCGAAATTCGAATTTGATTTCACCAAGGCCATTATTACTCTGCCATTTTTTGGCAAACATGATGGAAGCTTTGAGCTTGAATTGATCGCTGACAGCACTTTGCGAAACCATAGTGAAAAATCCCGTTATCTTTTTAGAAGTCTAGGAGAACGCGCCTTTAGATTGAATGGCATTCATTGTTTTGAAGCTTTTTTGGAGCGAGGAGATGTGCTCGATATTGGTTTTAATCGTATCCATTTCCCTCGAGTTGAAATGGTGACGAACTCTGAAGTGCAATTATCAGAAAGACTTATTAAAAGCCCGATTGCCGTTTTAATTGAAGGAGAAACAGGAACGGGAAAAACGACTCTGGCCAAAAAGATTCATGAAGACAGTGGGAGACGCGGGAAATTTGTTCATTTAAACTTATCGGCATTTTCTCCCTCACTTATTGAGTCTGAATTATTTGGACATGTGAAAGGGGCCTTTACCGGGGCCATCAATGGGAGAAGAGGGGCGATTCTTGAAGCACACAAAGGGACACTGTTCTTGGATGAGATTGATTCACTGACAACTGATTTGCAAACGAAACTCCTGCTGTTTCTAGATAACTATGAAGTCAGAGCAGTGGGAGGAGAGTCAACTACGACTGCAGATGTCCGAATGATTTTTGCTTCAGGATCAAAGCTTGCGAAAAAAGTAGAAAGAAAAGAAATGCGCAAAGATTTTTATTATCGCTTGCAAGCGGGTTGCTCGCTAACTCTTGATAGTTTGAGAGTTCATCCAGAGCGTATCAAGGAATTATGCCAGCATTTTGAGAATCAGCATGCTGTGGTCTTTGATAAAGAGCTTATTAATTTTTATATGACATGCAAATGGCCGGGAAATATTCGTCAGCTTCAATCACACTTAGTAAAAAAGAAAATCCTCTCTGATGGGAAAAAACTTATCTTTGATGAAGTGGATAAGGAGCTTTTACTGGAGAAGATCAGCGTCGCTAAACTGGATTCAAATGACATAAAGTCATTGGAGAAAGTGAAAATAGAATACTGCCATCAGGTCTATCTGAAGATGGATAGAAACATCACTAGGACGGCAAAAACCTTGGAGTTATGCCAAAACACACTTAAAGCTTATCTGCAAAAAAATGAAGGATTAAGAAGCGATAAGGTAATCCACGTAAATTTCTAG
- a CDS encoding ECF transporter S component: MTIITRTVASFKSITIFEIVLTLVLAVALGVAFWGWTFVYDLAKPFLKVAGLSYLVAGFWILSAVLVPYIVRKPGIAIIASVMAAFIESLLTHWGLMSLLWGLVQGLGCEIIFFIFLYRKWNLPVLMVASALSALFSYALDYYLYDYGALNLGFNVLQLSSFIISSIIFAGVFSYLLGKRLVRLGILDQFLIGKDQDV; the protein is encoded by the coding sequence ATGACTATTATCACGCGCACTGTAGCTTCTTTTAAATCTATTACCATTTTTGAAATCGTTTTGACGTTAGTGCTCGCTGTGGCATTGGGTGTCGCATTCTGGGGATGGACTTTTGTTTATGACCTTGCGAAACCTTTTTTAAAAGTCGCGGGCCTTAGTTATTTAGTCGCAGGATTCTGGATACTATCTGCTGTCTTAGTGCCCTACATTGTAAGAAAACCAGGAATCGCCATCATTGCTTCTGTCATGGCCGCCTTCATTGAAAGCTTGTTAACTCATTGGGGATTGATGTCACTGTTATGGGGACTAGTACAAGGCCTTGGTTGTGAAATTATCTTTTTCATTTTTCTTTACCGCAAATGGAATTTACCAGTACTGATGGTGGCCTCTGCGCTTTCAGCATTATTTAGTTATGCACTTGATTATTATCTGTACGACTATGGAGCTTTAAATTTAGGTTTCAATGTTCTGCAATTGTCGTCGTTTATTATTTCTTCGATTATTTTCGCTGGAGTTTTCAGTTATTTACTGGGGAAACGATTAGTACGTTTAGGAATTCTAGATCAGTTCTTAATCGGTAAAGATCAAGATGTATAA
- a CDS encoding NADP-dependent malic enzyme — MSNQRNDRTERNDADTKRQDALDYHSDGRPGKIEVISTKPTMTSYDLTKAYSPGVAWPCLEIARDPELAYKYTAKGNLVGVISNGTAVLGLGNIGAVAGKPVMEGKGLLFKRFADIDVFDIEVNELTVEGMVKIVSALEPTFGGINLEDIKAPECFEIETQLIEKMQIPVFHDDQHGTAIIASAALLNALEITGRDIKKTKVAVSGAGAAAISCAKLFFELGLPKENLIMCDSNGAIYKGRKEGMNKYKDDFAVDTKARTLGDAMVGADVFIGCSARGLVTQQMVKDMAKNPIIFAMANPDPEIYPSEVHAVRDDAIMATGRSDFPNQVNNVLGFPFIFRGALDVRARKINIEMKLAAVHALAALAKEEVPEEVKMAYGGEDFKFGKNYLIPKPFDPRVLVRVTPAVAKAAMESGVARINIPDLHVYARALEGRMGNTAGFMKSLRDRLSTYVNKSGKKVRVVFAEGTNTRILQAVKQLVEEDKIEPILLGRKKAIHKKMDMLGLEKYKDDVRTINPRKHEEFENYVRMYSKERQRSGVSVYHAEELMSHQNYFGSMMVKHGLADAVIAGPTLNYADCFPPLMHVLGTQDKKSAAGIFIMSFKNRVLFFADCAVQIEPTADQLCETAASTAELFRKLMKREPRIAFLSFSNFGSNDSEKAKVVRKAVQLTKTRYPNLLIDGEMQADVAVNKGLMDKLFSFSTLDGPTDILVFPELNSANISYKLLSQLGNANAIGPILLPMNAPANIIPRTASVTEIVNMSVLSALLSDKKMSTKE, encoded by the coding sequence GTGAGTAATCAACGAAATGATCGCACAGAACGTAATGATGCGGACACAAAAAGACAAGATGCCCTGGACTACCATTCAGACGGGCGCCCCGGTAAGATTGAAGTAATCTCTACCAAACCAACAATGACTTCTTATGACTTAACTAAAGCTTACTCTCCAGGAGTTGCTTGGCCATGTCTTGAGATTGCTCGTGACCCTGAACTTGCCTACAAGTACACAGCGAAAGGAAACTTAGTTGGAGTTATCTCTAACGGTACAGCTGTTCTTGGTTTAGGTAACATCGGAGCTGTTGCAGGGAAACCTGTAATGGAAGGAAAAGGACTACTCTTCAAACGTTTTGCTGACATCGATGTTTTCGACATCGAAGTTAACGAACTGACTGTTGAAGGAATGGTTAAAATCGTTTCAGCACTAGAGCCAACATTCGGGGGAATCAACCTTGAAGACATTAAAGCTCCTGAGTGTTTTGAAATCGAAACTCAATTAATTGAAAAAATGCAAATTCCGGTTTTCCACGATGACCAGCACGGTACAGCGATTATCGCTTCTGCTGCTTTGTTAAACGCTCTGGAAATTACTGGTCGTGATATTAAGAAAACAAAAGTTGCTGTTTCAGGTGCTGGAGCTGCAGCGATATCTTGTGCAAAATTATTTTTCGAACTTGGACTTCCAAAAGAAAATTTAATTATGTGTGATTCTAACGGAGCGATCTACAAAGGTCGTAAAGAAGGAATGAACAAGTACAAAGACGATTTCGCAGTTGATACTAAAGCTCGTACATTAGGCGACGCGATGGTTGGTGCTGACGTTTTCATCGGATGTTCTGCTAGAGGTTTAGTAACTCAGCAGATGGTTAAAGACATGGCAAAAAATCCAATCATTTTTGCAATGGCCAATCCAGATCCAGAAATTTATCCATCAGAAGTTCACGCTGTTCGTGACGATGCTATTATGGCCACAGGAAGATCAGACTTCCCTAACCAGGTTAACAACGTTCTAGGTTTCCCATTCATCTTTAGAGGTGCATTGGATGTACGCGCTCGCAAAATCAACATCGAAATGAAACTTGCTGCTGTTCATGCTCTTGCTGCTCTAGCAAAGGAAGAAGTTCCTGAAGAAGTAAAAATGGCATACGGTGGAGAAGATTTTAAATTCGGTAAGAACTACCTAATTCCAAAACCATTCGATCCAAGAGTTCTTGTACGTGTCACTCCAGCTGTAGCAAAAGCTGCAATGGAATCTGGTGTAGCAAGAATCAATATCCCTGATCTTCACGTTTACGCTCGCGCCCTTGAAGGACGTATGGGTAACACTGCTGGATTCATGAAGTCTCTTCGTGACCGTCTAAGCACATATGTTAACAAGTCTGGTAAAAAAGTTAGAGTTGTATTCGCAGAAGGAACAAACACTCGTATTCTTCAAGCTGTTAAACAACTTGTTGAAGAAGATAAAATCGAGCCAATTCTTCTTGGAAGAAAAAAAGCAATTCACAAAAAAATGGATATGCTTGGTCTTGAAAAATACAAAGACGATGTTCGTACAATCAATCCAAGAAAACATGAAGAATTCGAAAACTACGTTCGCATGTACTCGAAAGAGAGACAAAGAAGTGGTGTATCGGTTTACCATGCTGAAGAGCTTATGAGCCACCAGAACTATTTCGGTTCTATGATGGTTAAGCACGGTTTAGCAGACGCTGTTATCGCTGGTCCAACATTGAACTACGCTGACTGCTTCCCTCCTCTAATGCACGTACTAGGCACACAAGATAAAAAATCTGCTGCCGGTATCTTCATCATGAGTTTTAAAAACCGCGTTCTCTTCTTTGCTGACTGTGCTGTTCAAATCGAGCCAACTGCTGATCAGTTATGTGAAACAGCAGCAAGTACAGCTGAGCTATTTAGAAAATTAATGAAACGTGAGCCACGTATTGCTTTCCTAAGTTTTTCTAATTTTGGATCAAACGATTCAGAAAAAGCAAAAGTCGTAAGAAAAGCGGTTCAGTTGACAAAAACTCGCTACCCTAACCTTCTTATTGATGGTGAAATGCAAGCTGACGTTGCTGTTAACAAAGGTCTAATGGACAAGCTATTTAGTTTCTCTACTTTAGATGGTCCTACAGACATTCTAGTGTTCCCAGAGCTAAACTCTGCTAACATCAGTTACAAACTTCTTTCTCAACTTGGAAATGCTAACGCTATCGGGCCAATTCTTCTTCCGATGAACGCACCAGCTAACATTATCCCGAGAACGGCAAGTGTGACTGAAATTGTGAATATGTCTGTGCTTTCAGCACTATTATCTGATAAAAAAATGAGTACAAAGGAATAA
- a CDS encoding YicC/YloC family endoribonuclease translates to MTAQSMTGFGQSVSQSENFVVSVEMKSVNNRFKDIRFKMPSTLNSHEIELKKEMTDTFSRGSFDVYVNVKRAENKNRFDDLDEKKVSQFIQKVAGMIKAEGVTPTLSMTDLLRSEFLIEQDEVNQDDLSGLLFSSFKAAVVELKKSRESEGEKLIKVLEKHLDNYKTQFKVVEGNAEHFKSNVEEKLKKRVDEYKALVNVDQSRLLQEVVFYLEKIDIHEEINRIHSHLEKFENLLKSNNDVGRQIDFLVQELGRETNTIGSKSTMKEISDAVVQMKLQLEKMREQGLNIE, encoded by the coding sequence ATGACAGCTCAATCTATGACCGGTTTCGGTCAGTCAGTATCTCAATCAGAAAATTTCGTTGTTTCAGTTGAGATGAAGAGTGTGAACAATCGTTTTAAAGACATCAGATTTAAAATGCCCTCTACACTAAATTCACATGAAATCGAATTGAAAAAAGAAATGACGGACACTTTCTCACGCGGAAGTTTTGATGTTTATGTAAACGTTAAGCGCGCTGAGAATAAAAATCGTTTCGACGATCTTGATGAAAAGAAAGTTTCTCAGTTCATTCAAAAAGTGGCAGGGATGATTAAAGCTGAAGGAGTGACTCCAACTCTTTCGATGACGGATCTTCTTCGTTCAGAATTTTTAATCGAGCAGGATGAAGTCAATCAAGATGATCTAAGTGGATTATTATTTAGTTCATTTAAAGCAGCAGTGGTTGAACTTAAGAAGTCACGTGAAAGCGAAGGCGAGAAGCTGATTAAGGTTTTAGAGAAACATTTAGATAATTATAAAACTCAATTTAAAGTAGTTGAGGGAAATGCCGAACACTTCAAAAGCAACGTTGAAGAGAAATTAAAGAAAAGAGTGGATGAGTACAAGGCACTGGTGAATGTAGATCAGAGCAGACTCCTTCAGGAAGTCGTTTTCTATTTAGAGAAAATCGATATTCACGAAGAGATTAACCGCATTCATTCCCACTTGGAAAAATTTGAAAATCTTTTAAAATCAAATAACGACGTTGGAAGACAGATTGATTTTTTAGTTCAGGAGTTAGGACGTGAGACTAATACCATAGGATCAAAGTCAACTATGAAAGAAATTTCAGACGCTGTTGTGCAGATGAAGCTTCAGTTAGAAAAAATGCGTGAGCAAGGGTTGAATATTGAATAA
- the gmk gene encoding guanylate kinase gives MNKESFTGKLIVIVAPSGTGKSTMIKRLKLDFPTIVESVSYTTRPQRPGEVHGLSYFFISREEFIAKRDNNDFLEWAEVHGNFYGTSKEFVETCLKEGKHVLFDLDVQGTDSMKLHFQDVANVIFISPPSVEELEKRLRHRGTENTQVINLRLMNARKELLRKEDFDYLIYNDDIENAYSRLKEITQKILHG, from the coding sequence TTGAATAAGGAATCTTTCACAGGAAAATTAATCGTCATCGTGGCCCCGTCAGGTACGGGTAAGTCGACTATGATCAAAAGATTGAAGCTGGATTTCCCAACAATCGTTGAGTCCGTTTCATACACAACTCGCCCGCAAAGACCGGGTGAAGTTCATGGCTTAAGTTATTTTTTTATTTCACGAGAAGAGTTCATAGCTAAAAGAGATAATAACGATTTTCTTGAGTGGGCCGAAGTTCACGGTAATTTTTACGGGACTTCGAAAGAGTTCGTTGAGACTTGTCTGAAAGAAGGAAAGCACGTGCTTTTCGATCTTGATGTTCAAGGAACAGATTCAATGAAACTTCACTTTCAGGATGTAGCGAATGTTATTTTCATTTCTCCTCCTTCGGTTGAGGAATTAGAAAAGAGACTTCGCCATCGCGGAACAGAAAACACACAGGTGATTAACCTACGTTTGATGAACGCCAGAAAAGAACTTTTAAGAAAAGAAGATTTTGATTATTTAATTTATAACGACGATATCGAAAATGCCTATAGCAGGCTTAAAGAAATCACTCAAAAGATCCTTCACGGATAG